In the Lepidochelys kempii isolate rLepKem1 chromosome 3, rLepKem1.hap2, whole genome shotgun sequence genome, one interval contains:
- the YPEL5 gene encoding protein yippee-like 5: protein MGRIFLDHIGGTRLFSCANCDTILTNRSELISTRFTGATGRAFLFNKVVNLQYSEVQDRVMLTGRHMVRDVSCKNCNSKLGWIYEFATEDSQRYKEGRVILERALVRESEGFEEHVPSDNS, encoded by the exons ATGGGCAGAATTTTCTTGGACCATATTGGTGGCACTCGTCTGTTCTCTTGTGCAAACTGTGATACAATCCTGACCAACCGCTCTGAGCTCATATCAACTCGATTTACAGGGGCCACAGGGAGAGCCTTCCTTTTTAATAAG GTGGTAAATCTGCAATATAGTGAAGTTCAAGATCGGGTCATGCTCACTGGCCGCCACATGGTTCGAGATGTGAGCTGCAAGAACTGCAACAGCAAACTGGGTTGGATCTATGAATTTGCCACTGAAGACAGCCAGCGCTACAAGGAAGGCCGTGTTATTCTGGAAAGAGCTTTGGTCCGAGAGAGTGAGGGATTTGAAGAGCATGTTCCATCCGATAATTCCTGA